Sequence from the Hemiscyllium ocellatum isolate sHemOce1 unplaced genomic scaffold, sHemOce1.pat.X.cur. scaffold_2980_pat_ctg1, whole genome shotgun sequence genome:
tccaaatcctgcctattcatatacccatccaaatgccttttaaatggtgcaattgtaccagcctccaccacatcctctggcagctcattccatacacatcctctgcgtgaaaaagttgcctcttagatctcatATATATCTTTCCcgtgtcaccctaaacctatgctctctcgttctggactcccccacctcagggaaaagacattgtctatttatcctatccatgccctcatgattttataaacctctagatgGTCACtccccagcctctgatgctccaggaattGAGGTGTCAGAGTGGGGACTGGGATAACAGTGTGGTCTACGGaaacagtgtgggggggggggatctggGGGCAACAGTGTGGGGGACTAGGGTTAACAGGGGTTACCAGTCTGGGGGATGGGGTAATAGGAGTAACAGTGTGAGAGCTGGAGGTGACAATATGGGGACTAAGGGCAACAGTGTAGGGACTAGGGCTAACAGGGATGTCAGTGTGGGGACGTGGGTAACAGTGTGGGGGCTGGAGGTAACAGTGTAGGGTCTAGGGGTAACAGTGTGGGGCTAGGGGTAATAGTGTAGGGGCTAGGGGTAACAGTATGGGGGCTAGGGATAACAGTATAGGGGGCTAGGGCTAACAGTGTAAGGTGCATAGGGTAACAGTGTAGGGGCTGGGGTAACAGTGTGGGTCGAGGGGTAACAGTGTAGGGGGCTAGGGGTAACAGTGTGGGTCGAGGGGTAACAGTGTAGGGGGCTAGGGGTAACAGTGTGGGGGCTGGGGGGTAACAGTGTAGGGGCTACGGGTAGCAGTGTGGGAGGATAGGGGTAACAGTGTGTGGGTCTAGGGGTAACAGTGTGGGGACTTGAGATAGCAGTGTGGGGGTCTGGGGGtaactggagatcacagtgtggGGGTCTGGGGGTAACTGGAGATCACAGGGTGGGGACTGGGTGGTAACTGGAGATAGCAGTGTGGGGGTCTGGGGGTAACTGGAGATAACAGTGTGGGGACTAGGGGTAACTGGAGATAACAGTGTGGGGGTCTGGGGGtaactggagatcacagtgtggGGACTGGGGGTAACTGTAGATAACAGGGTGGGGACTGGGGGTAACTGGAGATCACAGGGTGGGGACTGGGTGGGCGGTTTCCACTGTGTACTGGTTGATTGCAGCTTGGAGCAGACAGCAGCTCCTGTGTAAGCtgtcctctgtgtgtgtgtgtgtgtgtgtgtgcctggcgGCTGGCTGTGCAgtctctctctgcctgttctGTGAGCGGCTGCCTATTTGCTGCCTGGACTTTCTGTGCTCAGCAGCATGTTTGAAAAGAGCCGCTGTTTGCTCTGAGCCAGCAgctgctgatctctctctctctctgccatcttCCATTGGCGACCGGATGCCGGCTGTAAAACTTAAACCAACTTGACTCTCGGTGAAGCGATATTTTACACGTAAGTAAACccggggagggggacgagaggaAGAGGCGAGGGTTGGCAATGGTTTAACTCTATTTGAATGTACCTTACCGAGTCCCATTCATCACACACTTGACTTTTGTGTCTGTAACATTTGGTACATCAGACGGTAATTTACATGTTAATGTCAAATTCGGACTCGGAGAGTCTTTTTTGTGTGTCCCCAGAGCCGCTTTCTTTCAGTGGGAGTCTGCCAAGGGGAGTGTGCACTCCCCCATCTCGCTGCTGATGAACAGGAAGAAAGCTTAAGAGGATGAACGCCCCTCATCTGTACAGCCGGACCATGCAGAAACCGTTAGAGCTGAAACTAAACACTGGGGGGTGAAACCAAACACGATAAAACCAACCTCTGTTTGTGCAGCAGAAAGGTCCCTCGGGCTGGTCAGGCAGGGTGTGCGGCTGAGTTGAATGATACAGAGATGCCTGTGATACAATCACATGTTATCTCATTGTATCCAAGTTGAACTTGATCTCTCCTCCAGTTAGTTCTGCTGGTATGATTTTCCGAGCTCGGATGCATTTGTTGCAACCTCACATGACTTTATTTGAATGAACTGTCCGTGCagtaaaatagagagagagagagagagacagagagcagagaCTCTGGAAGCCCCATGTCAGAGCAGACTGTCAGATATATCCCTTGTTTACTTTGGCGGGAGCGAGAGATGCTTTTTGTTAAATCCAGCCGCAATAATTGCAACTTCCACAAAGTTTTGGCTGCctcctctttctttttttttaatttttaaaaaaaagggttccCAATAGAAACGTGAAGGTTTTGTTTAAGGGCTCGGTGCAGTTGTAATTCAAATCAAAGGCAGAAACTCGCCGCTTCACACGTGTGAGTTATCACTTGTGGGGTTTGCTTTTGCTCGGCAGCCAAGCCAGCACTGGCTATGAGGAATCGCCCACTTCCGTAGAAGGAACAGAATAGCTCGCCGTTGACAATGGGTCCCAGGCATTTCTGTGCCTTGTGCCAAGGACTGCAAATTACAAAGTGCACTGGGTCTTTTCCACATGAaggcaccttccccccccccccccccccataaatcGCACGGGTGAGGAACCCTGCTTAATGACTGCTTTCAGCTCCAGCTGCGAGCGCTCCAAGGTACAGTAACAGCGACGATTGTGTTTATTCAGTTCAAAGTAAAGGTTAGAGGCGGAAAGCACCAGCAACGGGAAAGCGGCCTCATGTCACTGGGCTCCACTTTATCTGTCGTTTCGAGATGCAGAGCAACCGTGGGATGGCAGAACGGGGGCAACTGGGTGTGTTACCCATCTGCACACCTGCTCATTCCTCATGTCCAAAAGGAGAACGTGGCTGTGCATAATGTAAAGGGCCAGGGAAAAGTAATCATTAATTCAGTgacattctggaattccctttcaGTAATTTAAAGGGATACATACTCAAACCTTGGCCATCTCCTTTTGAACAAGAAAGACCAATTTTAAACACATTGCAGAGAAGACAATGATGTCTTGAAATAAAATTTACCTCATGAAGAgctagaaattttaaaaaaattgttgacAGCATGTAGGCATCTTTGGCTGGGcacacatttattgcccatcaatcacattgctgtggtctggaatcatatgtagacTCAAGGCCAGGTAAGAAAAACAGTTTgcctccctaaagggcattatgaaccagatgggttttttcaacaatcaataacagagtcatagtcatcattagacacttaattccagatttttattgaatttatattccatcatctgccatggatAGGATTCACATTTTGGTCCCCAGTACTTTATCtgagtctttggattaacagtccagtgataatgccactaatCTCCCCAAGAGACTTTTACATGAATAATAATTAGGTAATGAGAGAAAATAGGCTGCCACTTTGGACCTTCATCACTTCCCAGAATGATGGTAAGCTATATCATCAAATGATTTGATTATCTATCAAACTGCAGTGCCACCATGTAAATTAGTTACTGGATATGGCTGATGTTAATCGACTGAAAGAGGGTGCACCGTGCAAAATAGTAATACACGTGATATGAACTCTCCCTTGAAAGGTGAGTTACTGGCTCTAATTAGTTGTTAAATTGCGAAGTTGTCCTTAGATCATTTTATCTCAGGGACACTGTGGAATATTTAAACGAACAATTCAAGAGAGGCAGGTCATTGAATAATAATGTTCTAAAACAATTCAAATGTGAATTGTTGATTTTCTGTGACCTGCTTCAATTGTTTCTAATATTTTTAATAGATCTCCATTTAGaatgggatgaggagaaatttcttcacccagagagcggcgagcctgtggaattctctgccacagaaaatggttgaggtcaaaacattgagtgctttcaagaaggagttagatatagttcttggactaaagggatcatgggatatgggaaacaggaaactgagttggatgatgagtcatgatcatattgaattgcggagcaggctcaacaggccgaatggcctcctactgctcCTATTTTTCTGTGTTCTTATTAATTACATTCAGCAAACAGCCTAAGAGGAAACTAACTGCTGTTAACCAAGAaccacagcaccagagtcccaggttcgatcccagcctggggtgactgtctgtgtggagtttgcatgttctccccgtgtctgcgtgggtttcccgtgggtgctccggtttcctcccacaatccaaagatatgcaggttaggtgaattggccatgctaatttgcccgtagtgttaggtgcattagtcagaggtaaactggtctgggtgggttactcttcggagggtcggtgtggacttgttgggcctgtttccacgctgtagggaatctaatcttatacaACATAAACAATAGGACTCAAATAGATATCTTGACAACAGAATCCGTATTGCATCTTCTTTGAGTCACATGGTTGTGAATATACTGGCTATCTTATCTTGTATATTTGCATCTTACTAAATAGAGTATATTAGATAAAATGAAATCTATttgcctcatttttaaaaattatatcatGGACATCTTCAAATTCGCATTTAAGTTTTAGAATGAAATGATTTTATGTGCATCTCATCAAAGGAGTGATGTAAAATCATTTCAGTGGCTTGAATTCTCTCTGACACGAATGTTGATGCAGGCTTGATGTGTCCCAGTAATTGGCTGTGGTAAAATTAAGAAAAGTGCTTTTATTGTGGCCCTAATAATGTACGTATTTAGTTTTAACacacttttgaaataaaaataatcaaTTTAAGTTCTGGGGGTGAAACCAAAATACAAACACAATCTGAAAGCTTAGAATATTGGCTAAGTAGAGCAGTTACTTTATATATTGTATTATCCAATGCATAGCAGTGAGATGGATACTTCATAATTCATATTTGGCATTGAGAGCAAAACTGTTGGTCATAATGTCAGGACAGCTTCTCTTTGAGATCATTTACTCTTACCTAAAGTACAAGATAAGTTCTTAGTATATTTAAAAAATAGTCGTTTCTTATCTCTGCCCAGGACTGTCATCTTAATTCTGCTCAGAAGGTGGAATAAGGCTTGAACCTACACTATCCATCTTAGTGATGACCTCTATATAAACCAAGCATATATGGTGATTGTCGATGCTATTTATCTTGAGCAAAGTGTTTAAGATTTGAAGAGAATTGAATAGTCATCAGCATGTACATTAATTATGTACACCAGTATGCACATTAATTTTGCTGCATCTTTTCCACCATTTCAATAAACTATAGGATATAAATCACATTTTGATATAGTCTAATGTGCAATATTCTTGTGCAAATACTGTCAATTCTCACCTCTAATCACTCCCAGCAGTACCACCATTCACAGACATCATCAAGATGACACACTGCTATTAATATGATCTGTCCAGACAGAACCAGTGTGCAGAAGGGCAGCAATATAACACTGTTTTATAACCAGAAAatgctaaagaaactcagcaggcatctgtggggagagaaacagagttagctttCCAGGTCCAAAGACTTTGCGTTGGAggttaccagacttgctgagtttctcgagcatttcctattttattttggatttctagcatctgcgATATTTTGCTTTTACTAAATTTGTTTTGCCTGTGTGCACCGTTCAAATGGACATAATATACAAATTACACATTCCCTGCCACTTTATATTGGAATCCTAGTGACAACAATGAACACCATATAATTATAGCTTTAGCAGTGCAGTGTTAGATTGCAAACTTCACCTGGTTTTCAACATTATTGCAAGTAACCACTAGATGGAGCACTCTAGATGAGAGCAGGAAAAACTGGCTGGACAGGTTTATATCCCGCACAATGGACAAACTTGGCCACACTGCAATACCTGGGACATTAGTAAAACTCTGGAGTGTAATAAAAATGAAACTGGACTTATACAATCACCATAAACCAATATTCCTGAATAATAAGGATAATAATTCGTATGAATATTAAAACTAGACCTTTCGTTTAAGGTTTTCATAGAATAATTGAAAGAATTATAGGATGCAACCTCCCAAAACACTGGCTATCCAGACGTGCAAATAattgaaatggaatttaatttattcACATTGCTTTGGGGCTGAAATATCGAGGATGGGCATTGGATGGTAATTTGAAAGATCTGCAACAGATAATCACCAAATGGTTCTCTTTGTATGATGTATGTTCTTTAATTGAAAATTAACTTGTGAGACTTTGCATTCAAGAAGAAAATGAATGAACTGGATTTCTGCATTTTCCCCCCACAGTGTTTGATGAGGATGTCAGTCAGCATGCACGAGAATCGGAAATCAAGAGTTAGCAATGGCTCAATGAATATTTACCTCTTCCACAAAGCTACATATGCTGACAGCGTTCTTACGCACCTGAATCTTCTACGACAGCAGAGACTTTTTACAGATGTCCTCCTCCATGCAGGAGAAAAGACTTTCCCATGCCACAGGGCTGTGCTGGCTGCATGTAGCCGATATTTTGAAGCTATGTTCAGTGGAGGATTACGTGAGAGCAAGGACAATGAAGTAAACTTCCATAATTCAATACACCCAGAGGTTCTGGAACTCCTCCTAGACTATGCTTACTCATCTCGAGTGCTTATTAATGAAGAAAACGCCGAGTCCCTCCTGGAGGCTGGGGATATGCTGCAGTTCCAGGACATTCGTGATGCTTGTGCTGAATTCCTGGAGAAAAATCTTCATCCGACGAACTGTCTTGGCATGCTGCTGCTTTCTGACGCCCATCATTGCACCAAGCTTTATGAGCTCTCCTGGAGAATGTGCCTCAGCAACTTTCCAACCATCAGCAAGAGTGAAGACTTCCTGCAGTTACCAAAGGACACTTTGGTGCAACTTCTGTCTAGCGAAGAGCTGGAGACAGAAGATGAGAAGCTTGTGTATGAGACCACCATAAAATGGGTGAAGTATGACGTGAACAGGCGCCACTGTTGTTTGCCAGAACTGTTGCAAACCGTCCGGTTAGCTCTGTTACCAGCTGTTTACTTGATGGAGAATGTGGCCATGGAAGAGCTTATAACCAGGCAGATGAAGAGTAAAGAGTTAATTGAAGAAGCTATACGTTGCAAATTAAAAATTTTACAGAATGATGGAGTGGTGACAAGCCTTTGTGCCAGACCTCGTAAAACAGGTCACGCCTTGCTCTTGCTTGGAGGACAGACTTTCATGTGTGACAAAGTTTACTTAATAGACCATAAGGCAAAGGAGATCATTCCAAAGGCAGATATCCCCAGCCCTCGCAAAGAGTTTAGTGCATGTGCAATTGGCTGCAAGGTATATGTGACTGGGGGACGTGGGTCAGAAAATGGTGTCTCCAAAGATGTCTGGGTTTACGACACTCTTCACGAAGAGTGGTCAAAATCTGCTCCGATGCTTGTTGCGAGGTTTGGCCATGGATCTGCTGAGCTGAAGCATTCTCTGTATGTGGTTGGTGGGCACACTGCAGCCACAGGCCGGCAGCCAGcatccccctcagtctctctcaaaCAAGTAGAACAGTATGACCCAGTGACCAACAAGTGGGCAATGGTAGCCCCTCTTCGCGAAGGGGTTAGCAATGCAGCTGTGGTCAGTGCCAAGCTGAGGCTGTTTGCCTTTGGTGGTACTAGTGTCAGCCATGATAAACTGCCTAAAGTACAGTGCTACGACCCATGTGAAAACAGGTGGACTGTGCCAGCTACCTGCCCTCAGCCGTGGAGGTACACAGCTGCAGCTGTACTGGGCAACCAGATTTTCATCATGGGTGGGGATACTGAATTCTCAGCATGCTCTGCATATAGGTTTAACAGTGAGACCTACCAATGGACTAAGGTTGGGGATGTGACTGCAAAACGAATGAGCTGCCATGCTGTAGCCTCTGGCAATAAACTCTATGTAGTTGGGGGCTATTTTGGCACACAAAGATGTAAAACTCTAGACTGCTACGATCCCACTTTGGACACATGGAATAGCATCACTACTGTACCATATTCATTAATTCCGACAGCATTTGTTAGTACGTGGAAGCATCTTCCTGCATAGAAGAACAATTCTTCAAAATCTCATAGGTAAGGAGTTCTTACATTTATGGGCAAGAGTCGAATTAATGAAATAATGCACTGGAATTGAAAACAGCCACAGAACAATTTAAAATGCGGTGAGCTCCAGAGAGAGACTGGCGTGCCTTATTTTGTAATGAAGCTGTGATGCCAAGGGAGGACTCAAACCCATTGTTGAGGAGAGTGATGTAGAGCAGTGAAAAGTAATGAGACTTTTTCTGAAGGATGTACATCAGGCTGTATCTCAAGTCATCAACTATTACTTTTGTCAGAAGTCTGTCCGAAAATGTTT
This genomic interval carries:
- the LOC132812777 gene encoding ectoderm-neural cortex protein 1, with the translated sequence MRMSVSMHENRKSRVSNGSMNIYLFHKATYADSVLTHLNLLRQQRLFTDVLLHAGEKTFPCHRAVLAACSRYFEAMFSGGLRESKDNEVNFHNSIHPEVLELLLDYAYSSRVLINEENAESLLEAGDMLQFQDIRDACAEFLEKNLHPTNCLGMLLLSDAHHCTKLYELSWRMCLSNFPTISKSEDFLQLPKDTLVQLLSSEELETEDEKLVYETTIKWVKYDVNRRHCCLPELLQTVRLALLPAVYLMENVAMEELITRQMKSKELIEEAIRCKLKILQNDGVVTSLCARPRKTGHALLLLGGQTFMCDKVYLIDHKAKEIIPKADIPSPRKEFSACAIGCKVYVTGGRGSENGVSKDVWVYDTLHEEWSKSAPMLVARFGHGSAELKHSLYVVGGHTAATGRQPASPSVSLKQVEQYDPVTNKWAMVAPLREGVSNAAVVSAKLRLFAFGGTSVSHDKLPKVQCYDPCENRWTVPATCPQPWRYTAAAVLGNQIFIMGGDTEFSACSAYRFNSETYQWTKVGDVTAKRMSCHAVASGNKLYVVGGYFGTQRCKTLDCYDPTLDTWNSITTVPYSLIPTAFVSTWKHLPA